One Ranitomeya imitator isolate aRanImi1 chromosome 1, aRanImi1.pri, whole genome shotgun sequence DNA window includes the following coding sequences:
- the GPR132 gene encoding LOW QUALITY PROTEIN: probable G-protein coupled receptor 132 (The sequence of the model RefSeq protein was modified relative to this genomic sequence to represent the inferred CDS: inserted 2 bases in 1 codon): MKPECTGGNVSLNLNTSIVTTNNSSTDFQQCQPPYDDSALFVIILYSIVLVIGIPANMLTLWLTFLQIWRKNVLAVYLFSLSLSELMYLGTIPLWILYVKNDHNWHWGPMACKITGYIFFNNIYISILLLCCISVDRYLAVEYALESRGVRRQKIAIVVTVVLFILVALIHSPVFIISDGNQTDNQSTCFETLPIPSYIAHFYVARFIIGFLIPLLTLMYTNFVIKKRIETSGSFTDQQKTKVKYLAITIIIIFMICFAPYHFVLLIRGIAYYVNENSEFCEFEEEIYTAYSIFLCLVTVNSVADPFIYVLVSENVQKDICRGMRGWRRQFCINTRSDSTNPHIHNSRDQHLEKEYSXHSGLGITDILQRN; this comes from the exons ATGAAGCCAGAATGTACAGGAGGCAATGTTTCCTTGAACCTGAATACTTCAATAGTAACAACAAACAACTCCTCGACTGATTTCCAACAGTGCCAACCTCCCTATGACGATAGTGCCCTATTTGTCATCATACTCTATAGCATCGTCCTCGTCATTGGAATTCCGGCTAACATGTTGACCTTATGGCTGACTTTTTTACAAATATGGCGGAAGAACGTGCTGGCTGTGTACCTGTTCAGCTTGTCTCTGAGTGAACTTATGTACCTTGGGACAATTCCCCTTTGGATCCTGTATGTGAAAAATGACCATAACTGGCATTGGGGACCAATGGCGTGCAAAATTACTggatatatttttttcaataatatatatattagtatTTTGCTTCTTTGTTGTATTTCTGTGGATCGTTACTTGGCGGTGGAATACGCCTTGGAATCCAGAGGGGTCCGGAGGCAAAAAATTGCCATTGTGGTCACTGTGGTTCTTTTCATCTTGGTGGCActtattcattccccagtcttcATCATCAGTGATGGCAACCAAACGGACAATCAAAGTACTTGCTTTGAAACTTTGCCTATACCATCATATATAGCTCATTTTTATGTTGCTAGGTTCATCATAGGATTTCTGATTCCTCTGTTGACTCTGATGTATACCAACTTTGTAATAAAAAAGAGGATCGAAACCAGTGGCAGCTTCACGGATCAGCAGAAGACCAAAGTGAAGTATCTAGCTATCACCATAATAATCATATTCATGATCTGCTTCGCTCCCTACCACTTTGTGTTGCTCATCCGGGGTATTGCTTACTACGTAAATGAGAATTCTGAGTTTTGTGAATTTGAAGAGGAGATTTATACCGCTTATTCTATATTTCTTTGCCTGGTCACCGTAAACAGTGTGGCAGACCCTTTCATCTACGTATTGGTCAGCGAAAATGTACAGAAAGATATCTGTAGGGGAATGAGGGGCTGGAGAAGACAATTCTGTATCAATACCAGGAGTGACAGTACCAATCCCCACATTCACAATTCTAGAGATCAACATTTGGAGAAAGAGTATTC ACACAGTGGACTTGGGATAACAGACATACTGCAGAGGAATTGA